The following are encoded in a window of Saccharothrix longispora genomic DNA:
- a CDS encoding DUF3090 domain-containing protein, translated as MARVIHVFRQPDRFVAGTVGQPGERTFYLQASEEARLVSVALEKQQVAVLAERIGSLLEEVHRRFGAEVPEAAPDDLRDTEPLSVPVEEEFKVGTMGLGWDAESRAVVIELLAITEEEVDEAVVLDDTEEGPDAVRVFLSPGEARAFAERAERVVKAGRKPCPLCSEPLDPEGHVCPRQNGYRRSDEG; from the coding sequence ATGGCACGCGTCATCCACGTATTCCGCCAGCCCGACCGGTTCGTCGCCGGCACAGTCGGGCAGCCTGGCGAGCGCACGTTCTACCTGCAGGCCTCCGAGGAGGCCCGGCTGGTCAGCGTGGCGCTGGAGAAGCAACAGGTCGCCGTACTCGCCGAGCGCATCGGCTCGCTGCTGGAGGAGGTGCACCGGCGGTTCGGCGCGGAGGTCCCCGAGGCGGCGCCCGACGACCTCCGGGACACCGAACCCCTGTCGGTGCCGGTCGAGGAGGAGTTCAAGGTCGGCACGATGGGGCTGGGCTGGGACGCCGAGTCCCGCGCGGTCGTCATCGAACTGCTCGCGATCACCGAGGAGGAGGTCGACGAGGCGGTGGTCCTCGACGACACCGAGGAGGGCCCGGACGCGGTCCGGGTGTTCCTGAGCCCCGGTGAGGCGCGGGCGTTCGCCGAGCGCGCCGAGCGGGTGGTGAAGGCGGGCCGCAAGCCGTGCCCGCTGTGCTCGGAGCCGCTGGACCCGGAGGGGCACGTCTGCCCGAGGCAGAACGGCTACCGGCGCTCGGACGAGGGCTGA
- a CDS encoding alpha/beta fold hydrolase: MVITHTASGTAFTVLPPANPTGRVVLVWHLLGEPGTPDTMAATLPLHGVDAWRVYPALPVPDTAMAADRYAALVRRAVDEAPDVLAALPDWDGTAVDVVGGSAGGHVALLTATRTAVPVRRIAVVNPAVTLHAVVDASLDQGALHHHEWTDDALAAAEPLDVLAHAPRITAPLLLVRGEHEYPAFRPAQDALVAAVPGARLVEIPDLAHMLVTRVDDVDREVTRWLA, translated from the coding sequence ATGGTGATCACACACACCGCCTCGGGCACCGCGTTCACCGTGCTCCCACCGGCGAACCCCACGGGACGGGTCGTGCTGGTGTGGCACCTGCTGGGCGAACCCGGCACCCCCGACACCATGGCCGCGACCCTCCCGCTGCACGGCGTCGACGCCTGGCGCGTCTACCCGGCACTGCCCGTCCCCGACACCGCCATGGCCGCCGACCGCTACGCGGCACTCGTGCGACGCGCGGTCGACGAGGCACCCGACGTGCTGGCCGCCCTGCCCGACTGGGACGGCACCGCCGTGGACGTCGTCGGCGGCTCCGCCGGCGGCCACGTCGCCCTGCTGACCGCCACGCGCACCGCCGTGCCCGTGCGGCGCATCGCCGTGGTCAACCCCGCCGTGACCCTGCACGCCGTCGTCGACGCCTCCCTCGACCAGGGCGCCCTGCACCACCACGAGTGGACCGACGACGCCCTCGCCGCCGCCGAACCCCTCGACGTCCTCGCCCACGCCCCCCGGATCACCGCCCCGCTGCTGCTGGTGCGCGGCGAGCACGAGTACCCGGCGTTCCGCCCCGCGCAGGACGCCCTGGTCGCCGCCGTGCCCGGCGCGCGCCTGGTCGAGATCCCCGACCTCGCGCACATGCTCGTCACCCGCGTCGACGACGTCGACCGGGAGGTGACCCGATGGCTGGCCTGA
- a CDS encoding CGNR zinc finger domain-containing protein, with the protein MHFNPYGGAAAELAAALVNTAAADPHADADALLALLREQDYRPVGALDAHQARDLLRWAARLSPVFDPAPDRVALVNALLAEAAARPYVSTHDDRPPHLHFAPEDAPTPDRVRAFTAAGLAHLLCEDPDRLGRCARPGCATVYVDTSRNGRRRYCTTRCANRVHVAQHRAR; encoded by the coding sequence GTGCACTTCAACCCTTACGGCGGGGCGGCGGCCGAACTCGCCGCGGCCCTCGTCAACACCGCGGCCGCCGACCCGCACGCCGACGCCGACGCACTGCTCGCCCTGCTGCGCGAGCAGGACTACCGACCCGTCGGCGCCCTCGACGCCCACCAGGCCCGGGACCTGCTGCGCTGGGCCGCCCGCCTCTCCCCCGTCTTCGACCCCGCCCCCGACCGGGTCGCCCTGGTCAACGCCCTGCTCGCCGAGGCCGCCGCCAGGCCCTACGTCTCCACCCACGACGACCGCCCGCCGCACCTGCACTTCGCCCCCGAGGACGCGCCCACCCCCGACCGGGTGCGCGCCTTCACCGCCGCCGGCCTGGCCCACCTGCTGTGCGAGGACCCCGACCGGCTCGGCCGCTGCGCCCGGCCCGGCTGCGCCACCGTCTACGTCGACACCTCCCGCAACGGCCGCCGCCGCTACTGCACCACCCGCTGCGCCAACCGCGTCCACGTCGCCCAGCACCGCGCACGCTGA
- a CDS encoding dipeptidyl-peptidase 5 produces the protein MVTIAPYGTWTSPIGAADAAAAGGGPHWVDLHRGVPWWAEGRPAEGGRVALVRDGHDLLPPPWNVRNRVHEYGGRPWVVLDTPDGTRVAFTDWGDQRIHLFDPDDPRPRPITAEPERHHGLRYADLTAGPDHTEVWCVRETVTGDARTDVRRDLVAVPLDGSPARVLAASHHFMTGPRVSPDGRRLAWIGWDHPRMPWDGSELCVAEIGSDTHRVLAGGPDEAVCQVEWEGDDLLVLTDPDGWWNLFRIGLDGTAVNLAPCREELGGPMWRLGNRWFAAIDRGRYAVLRSGAPAVLDERSGTVTDIDVDLPVWHAHLAVHDGVLVSSAAGPRTEAAVVSLDLSTGELTEHTRPGAPLPAEYLPVPVERVVTGPGGDVPAHIYPPTNPDFAAPDGEEPPYVVHVHGGPTGRSAPVLDAEIAYLTSRGIGVVAVDYGGSTGYGRAFRERLREQWGVVDVADCAAVARALAEEGTADGDRLAIRGGSAGGWTAAASMTTVTTYRCAMIAFPILDLRGWTGEGGETHDFESRYVEGLVGPWPATADRYAERSPSHRVEHLAGPVLLLQGLEDEICPPDQADRFAAALDGTGVPHAYLTFEGEQHGFRRAATIVAALEAELSFYGQVLGFTPADVPVLELRR, from the coding sequence GTGGTGACGATCGCACCGTACGGAACGTGGACATCGCCCATCGGCGCGGCCGACGCCGCCGCGGCCGGAGGGGGACCGCACTGGGTCGACCTGCACCGGGGCGTGCCCTGGTGGGCCGAGGGGCGCCCCGCCGAGGGCGGCCGGGTCGCGCTGGTGCGCGACGGGCACGACCTGCTGCCGCCCCCGTGGAACGTGCGCAACCGCGTCCACGAGTACGGCGGACGCCCCTGGGTGGTGCTCGACACCCCCGACGGGACGCGCGTGGCGTTCACCGACTGGGGCGACCAGCGCATCCACCTGTTCGACCCCGACGACCCGCGGCCCCGGCCGATCACCGCCGAGCCGGAACGCCACCACGGCCTGCGCTACGCCGACCTGACCGCCGGCCCCGACCACACCGAGGTGTGGTGCGTGCGCGAGACCGTCACCGGCGACGCCCGCACCGACGTGCGCCGCGACCTCGTCGCCGTGCCGCTGGACGGCTCCCCGGCGCGCGTGCTCGCCGCCAGCCACCACTTCATGACCGGCCCCCGCGTCTCGCCCGACGGCCGTCGGCTGGCCTGGATCGGCTGGGACCACCCGCGCATGCCGTGGGACGGCTCCGAGCTGTGCGTCGCCGAGATCGGCTCCGACACCCACCGCGTGCTGGCCGGCGGCCCCGACGAGGCCGTGTGCCAGGTCGAGTGGGAGGGCGACGACCTGCTCGTCCTCACCGACCCCGACGGCTGGTGGAACCTGTTCCGCATCGGCCTCGACGGCACCGCCGTCAACCTCGCCCCGTGCCGCGAGGAGCTCGGCGGACCGATGTGGCGGCTGGGCAACCGCTGGTTCGCCGCCATCGACCGCGGCCGCTACGCCGTGCTGCGCTCCGGCGCGCCGGCCGTGCTCGACGAGCGCAGCGGCACGGTCACCGACATCGACGTCGACCTGCCCGTGTGGCACGCACACCTGGCCGTGCACGACGGCGTGCTCGTCAGCAGCGCCGCCGGCCCGCGCACCGAAGCCGCCGTGGTGTCGCTGGACCTGTCCACCGGCGAACTGACCGAGCACACCCGGCCCGGCGCGCCCCTGCCGGCCGAGTACCTGCCCGTGCCCGTCGAGCGCGTGGTCACCGGACCCGGCGGCGACGTGCCCGCCCACATCTACCCGCCGACCAACCCCGACTTCGCCGCGCCCGACGGCGAGGAACCGCCGTACGTCGTGCACGTCCACGGCGGGCCCACCGGCCGCAGCGCGCCCGTCCTCGACGCCGAGATCGCCTACCTCACCAGCCGCGGCATCGGCGTCGTGGCCGTCGACTACGGCGGCTCCACCGGCTACGGCCGCGCGTTCCGCGAACGGCTGCGTGAGCAGTGGGGCGTCGTCGACGTCGCCGACTGCGCCGCCGTCGCCCGGGCCCTCGCCGAGGAGGGCACCGCCGACGGCGACCGGCTCGCCATCCGCGGCGGCAGCGCGGGCGGGTGGACCGCGGCCGCGTCGATGACCACCGTCACGACCTACCGCTGCGCCATGATCGCCTTCCCGATCCTCGACCTGCGGGGCTGGACCGGCGAGGGCGGCGAGACCCACGACTTCGAGTCCCGCTATGTCGAGGGCCTGGTCGGGCCCTGGCCCGCCACCGCCGACCGCTACGCCGAGCGCTCGCCCTCGCACCGGGTCGAGCACCTGGCCGGCCCCGTGCTGCTCCTGCAGGGGCTGGAGGACGAGATCTGCCCGCCCGACCAGGCCGACCGCTTCGCCGCCGCACTCGACGGCACCGGCGTCCCGCACGCCTACCTGACCTTCGAAGGGGAGCAGCACGGCTTCCGCAGGGCCGCGACCATCGTCGCCGCCCTGGAGGCCGAACTGTCCTTCTACGGGCAGGTCCTCGGCTTCACCCCCGCCGACGTGCCCGTCCTGGAGCTGCGCCGGTGA
- a CDS encoding SCO1664 family protein, which translates to MRPGDDGALDLLEHGRIEVEGRLVDASNATLFCAISLDGVSAQCVYKPVRGERPLWDFPDGTLAGREVATYLVSQASGLHLVPPTVLRPGPFGSGMVQLWVETREDDDLVDIVAEDEVRAGWRPVLRAHDRYGEPAVLVHADHPRMRLMAAFDAVVNNADRKGGHVLHATDGAVYGVDHGICLHVEDKLRTVLWGWLGEPLPEEAVAALRRLRECLDTGLGERLHEHLTRAEVRALTVRLEKLLAAGAYPEPSDDWPAIPWPAF; encoded by the coding sequence GTGCGACCTGGTGACGACGGCGCGCTCGACCTGCTGGAGCACGGGCGCATCGAGGTCGAGGGCCGGTTGGTCGACGCCTCCAACGCGACCCTGTTCTGCGCGATCAGCCTGGACGGCGTGAGCGCGCAGTGCGTCTACAAGCCGGTGCGCGGCGAGCGCCCGTTGTGGGACTTCCCCGACGGCACGCTGGCCGGCCGCGAGGTGGCGACCTACCTGGTGTCGCAGGCGTCGGGCCTGCACCTGGTGCCGCCCACGGTGCTGCGGCCGGGCCCGTTCGGGTCGGGCATGGTGCAACTGTGGGTGGAGACCCGCGAGGACGACGACCTGGTCGACATCGTCGCGGAGGACGAGGTCCGCGCCGGGTGGCGGCCGGTGCTGCGCGCGCACGACCGCTACGGCGAGCCCGCGGTGCTGGTGCACGCCGACCACCCGCGGATGCGGCTGATGGCGGCGTTCGACGCGGTGGTGAACAACGCCGACCGCAAGGGCGGGCACGTGCTGCACGCCACCGACGGCGCGGTGTACGGGGTGGACCACGGCATCTGCCTGCACGTCGAGGACAAGCTGCGCACGGTGCTGTGGGGCTGGCTGGGCGAGCCGCTGCCGGAGGAGGCCGTGGCGGCGCTGCGGCGGCTGCGGGAGTGCCTGGACACCGGTCTGGGCGAGCGGCTGCACGAGCACCTGACGCGCGCGGAGGTGCGCGCGCTGACCGTGCGGCTGGAGAAGCTGCTGGCGGCGGGGGCGTACCCGGAGCCGTCGGACGACTGGCCGGCGATCCCCTGGCCCGCGTTCTGA
- a CDS encoding sucrase ferredoxin produces MTEPRCAAISATLDDPQAGTAATAAAWLALEQPGPWGRDALTQSRLDPALGAELARRAADAGVRVLLIRRPGRHTDAPGAPRRVYLATTTPGAARLRAGHVDDPAGLLDLDLGALARGEDTGFGSPAAHPVLLVCANSRRDTCCALLGRPLAGELAAERGEAVWECTHTGGHRFAPTGVLLPTGYAYGRLDADFARLLLDRAAAGHVVTDRCRGRSTHGPAGQVADLAVRELTGEHRDTLAVVGETAHGVTVRHDDGRAWHVAVTTRELPARPVSCGATPTAPTAVSVTGVRPLVPAGG; encoded by the coding sequence GTGACCGAGCCGCGCTGTGCCGCGATCTCCGCGACCCTCGACGACCCCCAGGCGGGCACCGCCGCCACCGCCGCGGCGTGGCTGGCCCTGGAGCAACCCGGCCCCTGGGGGCGCGACGCGCTCACCCAGAGCCGCCTCGATCCCGCGCTCGGCGCCGAACTCGCCCGCCGCGCCGCCGACGCCGGCGTGCGCGTCCTGCTCATCCGCCGCCCCGGCCGCCACACCGACGCCCCCGGCGCGCCGCGCCGGGTCTACCTCGCCACCACCACCCCCGGCGCGGCCCGCCTGCGCGCCGGGCACGTCGACGACCCCGCCGGGCTGCTCGACCTCGACCTGGGCGCCCTCGCGCGCGGCGAGGACACCGGGTTCGGCTCCCCCGCGGCGCACCCCGTGCTGCTGGTGTGCGCCAACAGCCGCCGCGACACCTGCTGCGCCCTGCTGGGCCGGCCCCTGGCCGGGGAACTGGCCGCCGAACGCGGCGAGGCCGTGTGGGAGTGCACCCACACCGGCGGGCACCGCTTCGCGCCCACCGGCGTGCTGCTGCCCACCGGCTACGCCTACGGCCGCCTCGACGCCGACTTCGCCCGCCTGCTGCTCGACCGCGCCGCCGCCGGGCACGTCGTCACCGACCGCTGCCGGGGCCGCTCCACCCACGGCCCCGCCGGGCAGGTCGCCGACCTGGCGGTGCGGGAGCTGACCGGCGAGCACCGCGACACCCTCGCCGTGGTCGGGGAGACGGCGCACGGGGTCACCGTGCGGCACGACGACGGCCGCGCGTGGCACGTCGCCGTCACCACCCGTGAACTACCCGCCCGTCCCGTCAGCTGCGGCGCGACCCCCACCGCGCCCACCGCGGTCTCGGTCACCGGCGTGCGCCCCCTCGTCCCCGCCGGCGGCTGA
- a CDS encoding DUF3097 domain-containing protein, with protein sequence MRSHDYGRDVLSGRKRRVVPEVAAEVGLVVEDPASGFCGAVVGFEHGQVVLEDRAGRRRLFPPRPAAFLLDGRPVTLTRPAPVAPAAPARSASGSVRVAGLKARTARDSRIWVEGLHDAELVERVWGHDLRVEGVVVEPLDGVDVLAERIAEFGTGPGRRLGVLVDHLVAGSKESRLVAGVRDEHVLVTGHPYVDVWQAVKPAAVGIAAWPVVPRGVPWKEGVCAALGWGEPWEGWRRVLAGVSGFRDLETPLIGAVERLIDFVTEPVA encoded by the coding sequence GTGCGATCACACGATTACGGCCGGGACGTGCTGTCGGGGCGCAAGCGCAGGGTGGTGCCGGAGGTGGCCGCCGAGGTCGGCCTGGTGGTGGAGGACCCGGCGTCGGGGTTCTGCGGCGCGGTGGTGGGCTTCGAGCACGGGCAGGTGGTGCTGGAGGACCGCGCCGGCCGGCGCCGGTTGTTCCCGCCGCGCCCGGCGGCGTTCCTGCTCGACGGGCGGCCGGTGACGCTGACCCGGCCCGCGCCCGTCGCGCCGGCGGCGCCCGCCCGGTCGGCGTCGGGGTCGGTGAGGGTGGCGGGGCTGAAGGCCCGCACGGCGCGCGACAGCCGCATCTGGGTGGAGGGGCTGCACGACGCGGAGCTGGTGGAGCGGGTGTGGGGGCACGACCTGCGGGTGGAGGGCGTGGTGGTGGAGCCGTTGGACGGGGTGGACGTGCTGGCGGAGCGGATCGCGGAGTTCGGCACCGGTCCGGGCCGGCGGCTGGGGGTGCTGGTGGACCACCTGGTGGCGGGGTCGAAGGAGTCGCGGCTGGTGGCGGGGGTGCGCGACGAGCACGTGCTGGTCACGGGCCACCCCTACGTCGACGTGTGGCAGGCGGTGAAGCCCGCGGCGGTGGGCATCGCGGCGTGGCCCGTGGTGCCGCGCGGGGTGCCGTGGAAGGAGGGCGTGTGCGCGGCGCTGGGCTGGGGCGAGCCGTGGGAGGGGTGGCGGCGGGTGCTGGCCGGGGTGTCGGGTTTCCGCGACCTGGAGACGCCGTTGATCGGCGCGGTGGAGCGGCTGATCGATTTCGTGACCGAGCCGGTGGCGTGA
- a CDS encoding TetR/AcrR family transcriptional regulator, translated as MGRRDLLCDCAISVLAAEGGRGLTHRAVDRAAGVPQGTTKNYFPSREALLAAAAGRMAALHAEAVRRLRETTPDDVSPAEVAELYPALLRRAVAGDPTQLLAMAELYLEAVRRPGVREALGRMAVSNAEASAGLHAAAGLPSTARDAGLLDAYFLGVAVSVLALPPEVLRRVGLDDPYALGLGLFRAAVPTPAPEPTRGSTPDGSPGGSAAGGDEGAHAGDRDRGGRGGGRAAADGTGG; from the coding sequence ATGGGCCGTCGGGACTTGCTGTGCGACTGCGCGATCTCGGTGCTGGCCGCCGAGGGCGGGCGCGGGTTGACGCACCGCGCGGTGGACCGGGCGGCCGGGGTGCCGCAGGGCACGACGAAGAACTACTTCCCCTCCCGCGAGGCGCTGCTGGCGGCGGCCGCGGGGAGGATGGCGGCGCTGCACGCCGAGGCGGTGCGCCGGTTGCGCGAGACGACGCCGGACGACGTCTCCCCGGCGGAGGTGGCCGAGCTGTACCCGGCGCTGCTGCGCCGCGCGGTGGCGGGCGACCCGACGCAGCTGCTGGCGATGGCGGAGCTGTACCTGGAGGCGGTGCGCCGGCCGGGGGTGCGCGAGGCGCTGGGTCGCATGGCGGTGTCCAACGCCGAGGCCTCGGCCGGGCTGCACGCCGCGGCGGGGTTGCCGAGCACGGCGCGCGACGCGGGGCTGCTGGACGCCTACTTCCTGGGTGTGGCGGTGTCGGTGCTGGCGCTGCCGCCGGAGGTGCTGCGGCGGGTGGGCCTGGACGACCCGTACGCGCTGGGCCTGGGCCTGTTCCGGGCGGCGGTGCCGACCCCCGCGCCGGAGCCGACCCGGGGGTCGACGCCGGACGGCTCGCCGGGCGGGTCAGCCGCCGGCGGGGACGAGGGGGCGCACGCCGGTGACCGAGACCGCGGTGGGCGCGGTGGGGGTCGCGCCGCAGCTGACGGGACGGGCGGGTAG
- a CDS encoding GNAT family N-acetyltransferase: MGGVELREVTAQDVLVFFEHQRDPVAARMAAFTVGDPSDRAAFLVRWARDLADDRVVARTVLFDGEVVGHLARSARSGRPEVTCWIDPAHWGRGLATAALALYLDRDPTRPLYARAAVDNVGSLRVLAKCGFVAVGEDVSFAAGRGRDVERFVLRLDR; the protein is encoded by the coding sequence GTGGGCGGCGTCGAACTGCGCGAGGTGACGGCGCAGGACGTGCTGGTGTTCTTCGAGCACCAGCGGGACCCGGTCGCGGCGCGCATGGCGGCGTTCACCGTCGGCGACCCGTCGGACCGGGCGGCGTTCCTGGTGCGGTGGGCGCGCGACCTGGCCGACGACCGGGTGGTGGCGCGCACGGTGCTCTTCGACGGCGAGGTGGTGGGCCACCTGGCGAGGTCCGCGCGGTCCGGCCGGCCCGAGGTGACGTGCTGGATCGATCCGGCGCACTGGGGTCGGGGCCTGGCCACCGCGGCGCTGGCGCTGTACCTGGACCGCGACCCGACGCGTCCGCTCTACGCGCGGGCGGCGGTGGACAACGTGGGGTCGCTGCGGGTGCTGGCCAAGTGCGGGTTCGTGGCGGTCGGCGAGGACGTGTCGTTCGCGGCGGGCCGCGGGCGGGACGTGGAGCGGTTCGTCCTGCGCCTGGACCGCTGA
- a CDS encoding SPFH domain-containing protein: MVKAVLVIPQATAAVIERLGRYRTTAAPGLNILVPFFDRVRARIDLREQVVSFPPQPVITKDNLTVSIDTVVYFQVTDPRAAVYEISNYIVGVEQLATTTLRNLVGGMSLEETLTSRDEINNQLRGVLDEATGRWGIRVARVELKAIDPPPSIQDSMEKQMRADREKRAMILNAEGQREASIKTAEGQKQSQILSAEGAKQASILAAEAERQSRILRAQGERAARYLQAQGQAKAIEKVFAAIKAGKPTPEVLAYQYLQTLPQMAQGDANKVWLVPSDYGKALEGFARMLGAPGEDGVFRYEPSAEEPPASRPEEDDASVAEWFDTAPDPAVAEAVRAAEAVARKEVPSPLAEPPVPPLGRGADPARELGGPAAPGGGVAEQAGPPYA, encoded by the coding sequence ATGGTGAAGGCGGTCCTGGTGATCCCCCAGGCCACGGCCGCGGTGATCGAGCGGCTGGGCCGCTACCGCACGACCGCGGCGCCGGGCCTGAACATCCTGGTGCCCTTCTTCGACCGGGTGCGGGCGCGCATCGACCTGCGCGAACAGGTGGTGTCCTTCCCGCCGCAGCCGGTGATCACCAAGGACAACCTGACCGTGTCGATCGACACGGTGGTGTACTTCCAGGTCACCGACCCGCGCGCGGCGGTCTACGAGATCTCGAACTACATCGTGGGCGTGGAGCAGTTGGCGACCACGACGCTGCGCAACCTGGTGGGCGGGATGAGCCTGGAGGAGACGCTGACCTCCCGCGACGAGATCAACAACCAGTTGCGCGGGGTGCTCGACGAGGCGACCGGCCGCTGGGGCATCCGGGTGGCGCGGGTGGAGCTCAAGGCGATCGACCCGCCGCCCTCGATCCAGGACTCGATGGAGAAGCAGATGCGCGCCGACCGGGAGAAGCGCGCGATGATCCTCAACGCCGAGGGCCAGCGGGAGGCGTCGATCAAGACCGCGGAGGGCCAGAAGCAGTCGCAGATCCTCTCGGCGGAGGGCGCGAAGCAGGCGTCGATCCTCGCGGCGGAGGCGGAGCGGCAGTCGCGCATCCTGCGGGCGCAGGGCGAGCGGGCGGCCCGCTACCTGCAGGCGCAGGGCCAGGCCAAGGCGATCGAGAAGGTGTTCGCGGCGATCAAGGCGGGCAAGCCGACGCCGGAGGTGCTGGCCTACCAGTACCTGCAGACGCTGCCGCAGATGGCGCAGGGCGACGCGAACAAGGTGTGGCTGGTGCCGTCGGACTACGGCAAGGCGCTGGAGGGCTTCGCGCGCATGCTGGGCGCGCCGGGCGAGGACGGGGTGTTCCGCTACGAGCCGTCGGCCGAGGAGCCGCCGGCGTCGCGCCCGGAGGAGGACGACGCGTCGGTGGCGGAGTGGTTCGACACGGCGCCGGACCCGGCGGTGGCCGAGGCGGTGCGCGCGGCGGAGGCGGTGGCCCGCAAGGAGGTGCCCAGCCCGCTGGCCGAGCCGCCGGTCCCGCCGCTGGGCCGGGGCGCGGACCCCGCGCGGGAGCTGGGCGGACCCGCCGCCCCCGGTGGGGGTGTCGCGGAGCAGGCCGGCCCGCCGTACGCGTGA
- a CDS encoding NfeD family protein, whose amino-acid sequence MAALIWLILGVVLVAAEILSGDFVLVMLGLAAFGAAGSAALGADVVVSAIVFGVVSLGLVAGARPAIRRRLELGQGHRSGVEALVGGTAVVVSTVDGHGGRVRIGGEVWSARSLDREVIEPGVEVTVVEISGATAVVLSGA is encoded by the coding sequence GTGGCCGCGCTGATCTGGTTGATCCTCGGTGTCGTGCTGGTGGCCGCCGAGATCCTCTCGGGCGACTTCGTGCTGGTGATGCTGGGTCTGGCGGCGTTCGGCGCCGCGGGCTCGGCGGCGTTGGGCGCGGACGTGGTGGTCAGCGCGATCGTGTTCGGCGTGGTGTCGCTGGGCCTGGTGGCGGGTGCGCGACCGGCGATCCGGCGGCGCCTGGAGCTGGGCCAGGGCCACCGGTCGGGCGTGGAGGCCCTGGTGGGCGGCACCGCCGTGGTCGTGTCCACTGTGGACGGCCATGGCGGTAGGGTGCGGATCGGCGGCGAGGTGTGGTCGGCGCGGTCGTTGGACCGCGAGGTGATCGAACCCGGCGTCGAAGTGACTGTTGTCGAGATCTCGGGCGCGACCGCGGTGGTGCTGTCCGGGGCCTGA
- a CDS encoding pentapeptide repeat-containing protein — MIGGMSSWLVPVAVVLVVVWVGVRHVRMVRAEALLAEHARRRVGPEAVAPSPVSVWREANRLFRAGDAEGLLLLAEIGRQVPRRRQDVVDTWLAALRGGVARGLDASWRRDVQRELVGHLRPGEDFWPGMDVVAPGAILVDFDLSGCRVGRVDLTGAVFVGDARFAATTVTGDASFAAARFLRHAVFTDVLFARSATFALAVFAGNVSLRSAQVARSLVVTRAKVSGRADFSGAEVTGSADFRHVRFGGRALFADVVFQQDARFGHAWFRGRTDVGAALIGEEAEFDHARFGRRVPAAEG, encoded by the coding sequence ATGATCGGGGGTATGTCGTCGTGGCTGGTGCCGGTCGCCGTCGTGCTGGTCGTGGTGTGGGTGGGTGTGCGGCACGTGCGGATGGTGCGCGCGGAGGCGCTGTTGGCGGAGCACGCGCGCAGGCGGGTGGGTCCGGAGGCGGTGGCGCCGTCGCCGGTGTCGGTGTGGCGGGAGGCGAACCGGCTGTTCCGCGCGGGCGACGCCGAGGGCCTGCTGCTGCTGGCGGAGATCGGCAGGCAGGTGCCGCGGCGTCGGCAGGACGTGGTGGACACGTGGTTGGCGGCGTTGCGCGGCGGGGTGGCGCGCGGGTTGGACGCGTCGTGGCGGCGCGACGTGCAGCGGGAGCTGGTGGGGCACCTGCGGCCGGGTGAGGACTTCTGGCCGGGGATGGACGTGGTGGCGCCGGGGGCGATCCTGGTGGACTTCGACCTGTCGGGGTGCCGGGTGGGGCGGGTGGACCTGACGGGCGCGGTGTTCGTGGGCGACGCCCGGTTCGCGGCGACGACGGTGACGGGGGACGCGAGCTTCGCGGCGGCGCGGTTCCTGCGGCACGCGGTGTTCACCGACGTGCTGTTCGCGCGGTCGGCGACGTTCGCGCTGGCGGTGTTCGCGGGCAACGTGTCGCTGCGCTCGGCGCAGGTGGCGCGGTCGCTGGTGGTGACGCGGGCGAAGGTGTCGGGCCGGGCGGACTTCTCGGGCGCGGAGGTGACGGGGTCGGCGGACTTCCGGCACGTGCGGTTCGGGGGGCGGGCGTTGTTCGCCGACGTGGTGTTCCAGCAGGACGCGCGGTTCGGGCACGCCTGGTTCCGGGGCCGCACCGACGTGGGGGCGGCGTTGATCGGCGAGGAGGCGGAGTTCGACCACGCCCGGTTCGGGCGGCGCGTGCCCGCCGCCGAGGGCTGA